Below is a genomic region from Rhizobium sp. 9140.
GCGGCAACAGCCGCTCGGTCTTCTCGCGAAGATCGGCCAGCAGCGCCTGCGGGTCCTCGACAAGATCCCATTTGTTGAAGGCGAGCACGGCCGCACGACCCTCGCGGATCACGAGATCGACCAGTTGCAGGTCCTGCTTCTCGAACGGGATGGTGGCGTCGAAGACGATGACGACGGATTCGGCAAAGCGGATCGAGCGCAGGCTGTCGGCAACCGAGAGCTTTTCCAGCTTCTCCTGCACACGCGCCTTCTTGCGCATGCCGGCCGTATCGAACATCTTGATCGTGCGTCCGCGCCAGTCCCATTCCACCGAGATGGAGTCGCGCGTGATGCCCGCTTCCGGCCCGGTCAGCAGGCGATCCTCGCCCAGAAAGCGATTGATCAGCGTCGATTTGCCCGCATTCGGACGTCCGATGATGGCGACACGGAGCGGCTTGGTCTCGTCATAGACCGGCTCCTCGTCGTCGTCGCCCTCGTCAGCCGTCTTGCGCAGGTCGATATCCGTCTCGGCTTCGTCCACGACGGGCGGGAAGGCCCGCTCCTCGCCGATCGCCTCGACGATGGCATCGCGCAGGTCGATCATGCCCTGCCCGTGCTCGGCCGAAATCGGGCAGGGATCGCCGAGGCCGAGCGTGAAGGCATCGTAGAAGCCGCCGTCGGAGCCCTTGGCTTCCGACTTGTTGGCGACGAGCACGACGGGCTTGCCGCGCCGGCGCAAGAGGTCGGCCAGCGTCTGGTCGGCCGGCGTCAGGCCTGCCTTGGCATCGACCACAAACAGCGTCAGGTCGGCCTCGTCGATCGCGGCCTCCGTCTGCGCCCACATGCGGCCCTGCAAGGTCTCGGGGCCGGACTGCTCGAGGCCGGCCGTGTCGATGATGGTAAAGCGGAGATCGACGAGCTTCGCATCGCCCGGCCGCCGGTCGCGCGTTACGCCCGGGGTGTCATCGACCAGCGCCAGTTTCTTGCCCACAAGGC
It encodes:
- the der gene encoding ribosome biogenesis GTPase Der translates to MNFTVAIVGRPNVGKSTLFNRLVGKKLALVDDTPGVTRDRRPGDAKLVDLRFTIIDTAGLEQSGPETLQGRMWAQTEAAIDEADLTLFVVDAKAGLTPADQTLADLLRRRGKPVVLVANKSEAKGSDGGFYDAFTLGLGDPCPISAEHGQGMIDLRDAIVEAIGEERAFPPVVDEAETDIDLRKTADEGDDDEEPVYDETKPLRVAIIGRPNAGKSTLINRFLGEDRLLTGPEAGITRDSISVEWDWRGRTIKMFDTAGMRKKARVQEKLEKLSVADSLRSIRFAESVVIVFDATIPFEKQDLQLVDLVIREGRAAVLAFNKWDLVEDPQALLADLREKTERLLPQARGIRAVPMSGQTGYGLDKLMQSIIDTDKVWNRRISTARLNKWLDAQQTQHPPPAVSGRRLKLKYMTQVKARPPGFMISCTRPDSVPESYIRYLTNGLRADFELPGVPIRIHLRASENPFEGKKRR